A portion of the Myxococcales bacterium genome contains these proteins:
- a CDS encoding SMI1/KNR4 family protein produces MEQLKKQLRVPPRYRKFLLKANPTKVETQTPVERIRLLPAEELEKAQPKDPNWKATWVVIGESSLLSDPYFLDVARIDPEGDCPVMTRMSGQDRTQPTLAASSFAQFLRILSTAMEIAAGFGDAIMDDEDEDSFREALGPKVKVIDSAALRAGHWT; encoded by the coding sequence GTGGAGCAGCTGAAGAAGCAGCTTCGCGTTCCCCCGCGCTACCGAAAGTTCCTCCTGAAGGCGAACCCGACGAAGGTCGAGACGCAGACGCCTGTCGAGCGGATTCGCCTCTTGCCGGCGGAGGAGCTCGAGAAGGCCCAGCCCAAGGATCCGAACTGGAAGGCGACCTGGGTCGTCATCGGCGAGAGCTCGCTCTTGAGCGATCCGTACTTCCTCGACGTCGCTCGCATCGACCCCGAGGGCGATTGCCCCGTCATGACGAGGATGAGCGGGCAAGACAGGACGCAGCCGACGTTGGCGGCGTCGAGCTTCGCCCAGTTCTTGCGCATTCTCTCGACAGCGATGGAAATCGCTGCTGGCTTCGGCGACGCCATCATGGACGACGAAGACGAGGACAGCTTTCGCGAAGCGCTCGGCCCCAAGGTCAAGGTCATCGACTCGGCGGCGCTTCGCGCTGGCCACTGGACTTAG
- a CDS encoding protein kinase, with protein sequence MRTCPQCGFECDETHRFCPACGFPIGQISRDTDDPLIGRTLPGGYVILELVGIGGMGRVYRAEQTNLGRTVAVKIVHPHLVGEESAVARFITEARAASRLNHPNSVDVIDFGKTSDGQLYLVMEFLRGRDLARVAYEEGPLPFRRIIDVLRQVLAALDEAHHLGIIHRDLKPENIILEPMRAGGDFVKVVDFGLAKMRAEAQMPSITSPGIVCGTPEYMSPEQGRGDPLDARSDVYAVGVVLFQLLTGRLPFEAESPTQVVLMHLSKPPMDPRLVAPERQIPEPIVNVTLTALAKNPKERYGSAEIFAKALVDSLAEVDTKARPPTPSATKCGACGAMNAFGQKFCGECGQSTSPSLAPPPPSASPRISEPVLMPASQRKISAEHRLRFPLPLVGRDDDLAWLEQRRADARTGLSAARIIGDSGVGKTRLLREFLLICAAAGDTVVVTGPDPQWAEVSYYALRKTIRVLAGLRPDGGPAEWASASPEARQGLTDLFQPKSDESATRLRPEERRFAAAEALRWAIVRANERGKGRRVVLAFDDFQAIDGGSRNAIDDAVADPPLVPVMILATHTPEFSPDWRSDVPTPRILMGLPTSVVTKLLATNGSPSAPSMAGGRGISPLYLDQLVRFQREGGTGAPPRLADLIALRVERLSAPARRLLQALAVIGDEAMPATLGALLRENASLEEATSTLKAAGMVELDLETGALTSAHPLLRDVVLATIPAGARREFHEAAANWARAENAPIEVRAMHELHAHNSFEALVLLERVAVQCAARGDTSGNILALRRGLELARREFFRGELDDPMRAVLIFSRKLGEALAIAGALTDADGVLREALDMAGPSGPDRARVLGVLARVASGRSRNQEAQAYLREAIELATRAKVADLVTSLEELQRSLAS encoded by the coding sequence GTGCGTACGTGTCCGCAATGTGGCTTTGAATGCGATGAAACCCATCGCTTTTGCCCCGCGTGCGGTTTCCCTATCGGTCAGATCTCGCGCGACACCGACGACCCGCTGATCGGGCGCACGTTGCCCGGCGGGTACGTCATCCTCGAGCTCGTCGGCATTGGCGGGATGGGGCGTGTCTACCGCGCCGAGCAGACCAACCTGGGTCGCACCGTCGCGGTCAAGATCGTTCACCCGCATCTCGTGGGTGAGGAGAGCGCCGTTGCGCGCTTCATCACTGAAGCGCGAGCCGCGAGCCGCCTCAATCATCCCAACTCCGTCGACGTCATCGACTTCGGCAAGACGAGCGACGGTCAGCTCTACCTCGTCATGGAATTCTTGCGCGGGCGCGACCTCGCCCGCGTGGCGTACGAAGAGGGCCCGCTCCCGTTTCGGCGCATCATCGACGTCCTTCGTCAGGTCCTCGCAGCCCTCGATGAGGCCCATCACCTTGGGATCATTCACCGCGATCTGAAGCCCGAGAACATCATCCTTGAGCCCATGCGGGCCGGCGGCGACTTCGTCAAAGTCGTCGACTTCGGTCTCGCCAAGATGCGCGCAGAAGCGCAGATGCCCTCGATCACGAGCCCCGGCATCGTGTGCGGCACGCCCGAGTACATGAGCCCCGAGCAAGGTCGCGGCGATCCGCTCGACGCGCGCAGCGACGTCTACGCCGTCGGCGTGGTGCTGTTTCAGCTCCTCACGGGACGCCTTCCGTTCGAAGCCGAGTCGCCGACGCAAGTCGTGCTCATGCACCTCTCGAAGCCGCCCATGGATCCGCGCCTCGTGGCGCCGGAGCGTCAGATCCCCGAGCCCATCGTCAACGTCACGCTGACGGCGCTCGCAAAGAATCCCAAAGAACGCTACGGCAGCGCCGAGATTTTCGCGAAGGCCCTCGTCGACTCCCTCGCCGAGGTTGACACGAAGGCGCGTCCACCGACGCCGAGCGCGACCAAGTGTGGCGCGTGCGGCGCCATGAATGCGTTTGGGCAGAAGTTCTGCGGTGAGTGCGGTCAGTCGACCTCGCCGTCGCTTGCGCCGCCGCCGCCTTCGGCTTCGCCACGCATCTCCGAGCCCGTCTTGATGCCGGCGTCTCAGCGGAAGATCTCGGCGGAGCATCGCCTGCGCTTTCCGTTGCCTCTCGTGGGGCGCGACGACGACCTCGCGTGGCTCGAGCAGCGGCGCGCCGACGCGCGCACCGGGCTCTCCGCAGCGCGCATCATCGGAGACTCCGGCGTGGGAAAGACGCGCCTCTTGCGTGAGTTCCTGCTCATCTGCGCCGCCGCCGGGGACACGGTGGTGGTGACCGGTCCGGACCCGCAGTGGGCCGAGGTCTCCTATTACGCGCTGCGGAAGACCATTCGCGTCCTCGCGGGTCTGCGTCCCGACGGCGGCCCCGCCGAATGGGCCTCGGCGAGCCCAGAAGCGCGCCAGGGGCTCACCGATTTGTTCCAGCCAAAGAGCGACGAGTCGGCCACGCGCCTTCGCCCCGAAGAGCGCCGCTTCGCGGCGGCCGAAGCGCTGCGGTGGGCCATCGTCCGGGCCAACGAGCGGGGCAAGGGGCGACGCGTCGTCCTCGCCTTCGACGACTTCCAAGCGATCGATGGCGGAAGCCGCAACGCCATCGACGACGCCGTAGCCGACCCGCCGCTCGTCCCCGTCATGATCCTGGCGACCCACACGCCCGAGTTTTCACCGGACTGGCGCTCCGATGTGCCGACGCCGCGCATCCTGATGGGGCTCCCCACCAGCGTCGTCACCAAGCTCCTGGCGACGAATGGCTCGCCGAGCGCGCCGTCGATGGCCGGCGGCCGCGGAATCTCACCGCTCTACCTCGACCAACTCGTTCGCTTCCAAAGGGAAGGGGGCACGGGCGCGCCGCCGCGCCTCGCCGATCTCATCGCCCTTCGCGTCGAGCGGTTGTCGGCGCCGGCGCGTCGCCTGCTCCAGGCGCTGGCCGTCATCGGTGACGAAGCGATGCCGGCGACGCTCGGCGCGCTCCTTCGCGAGAACGCTTCGCTCGAAGAGGCGACAAGCACGCTCAAGGCGGCGGGCATGGTCGAGCTCGACCTCGAGACCGGCGCGCTAACGTCAGCCCATCCGCTGCTCCGCGACGTGGTGCTCGCCACGATCCCCGCCGGAGCGAGGCGCGAGTTCCACGAGGCCGCCGCCAACTGGGCCCGCGCGGAGAATGCACCCATTGAGGTGCGCGCGATGCACGAGCTCCACGCGCACAACTCGTTTGAGGCGCTCGTGCTCTTGGAGCGCGTCGCCGTGCAGTGCGCCGCGCGCGGCGACACGAGCGGGAACATCCTCGCCCTCCGCCGCGGACTCGAGCTGGCGCGTCGCGAGTTCTTCCGAGGCGAGCTCGACGATCCGATGCGCGCCGTCTTGATCTTCAGCCGCAAGCTGGGCGAGGCGCTCGCCATCGCCGGAGCGCTGACCGACGCCGACGGCGTCCTTCGAGAGGCGCTCGACATGGCCGGTCCGAGCGGGCCTGACCGCGCACGCGTCCTCGGGGTCTTGGCGCGGGTCGCGAGCGGCCGTTCGCGCAACCAAGAGGCCCAGGCGTACCTGCGAGAAGCTATCGAGTTGGCCACGCGCGCCAAGGTCGCCGACTTGGTGACGTCGCTCGAAGAGCTGCAGCGCTCTCTCGCCTCTTGA
- a CDS encoding CoA transferase codes for MSPLEGVRVLDLSRLLPGPFASLVLADMGASVDKVEEPGAGDYLRHMPPTLGGAGLGGAGETPQSSLFLFLNRNKRSLSLDLKKPAGQAALRRLLARYDVLLEQFRPGVLARLGLAPEDLLREHPALIVCSLTGYGQTGELSQRAGHDINYVARAGALFGQGPVEGPPTVPGTQVADIGGGLWSVIAILGALAERARTGRGKHLDVSMLEASMSFAAVPFGHFAGGVSRAPGGAELTGGLVGYGVYATKDRRAVSLGALEPKFLGALFAAVGKPFDAEAFALGEHQEPLRRDLASIFLERTLEEWVAFAKERDVCLEPVLSPAEAVADAHLASRGAFFQLPSPWGPLLQMRLPVTDRAASHLPPPRQGEHSAAILREAGFSDAEIAELST; via the coding sequence ATGTCGCCCCTCGAAGGCGTTCGTGTCCTCGACCTGAGTCGCCTTCTTCCAGGGCCGTTCGCGTCGCTTGTGCTCGCCGACATGGGCGCCAGCGTTGACAAGGTGGAGGAGCCGGGCGCCGGCGACTACCTGCGGCACATGCCACCGACCTTGGGTGGCGCGGGCTTGGGTGGCGCGGGCGAGACGCCGCAGTCGAGCCTCTTTCTCTTCCTCAACCGGAACAAGCGGAGTCTCTCGCTCGACTTGAAGAAGCCAGCGGGGCAGGCGGCGCTCCGCCGACTGCTCGCGCGCTACGACGTGTTGCTTGAGCAGTTTCGCCCCGGCGTCCTGGCGCGCCTCGGCCTCGCTCCCGAGGATCTCCTCCGCGAGCACCCCGCGCTCATCGTCTGCTCGCTCACCGGCTACGGCCAGACCGGCGAGCTTTCGCAGCGCGCGGGGCACGACATCAACTACGTCGCGCGCGCTGGCGCGCTCTTCGGGCAGGGACCCGTGGAAGGCCCGCCCACGGTGCCCGGCACGCAGGTCGCCGACATCGGCGGAGGGTTGTGGTCTGTCATCGCTATTCTCGGTGCCCTCGCCGAGCGCGCGCGCACGGGACGAGGCAAACACCTCGATGTCTCGATGCTCGAAGCGTCTATGTCGTTTGCCGCGGTGCCCTTCGGCCACTTCGCCGGCGGGGTCTCGCGCGCGCCCGGCGGCGCCGAGCTGACGGGTGGCCTCGTGGGCTATGGCGTCTACGCGACCAAAGATCGGCGGGCCGTGTCGCTCGGCGCCCTCGAACCGAAGTTCCTTGGCGCGCTGTTCGCGGCCGTGGGCAAGCCCTTCGATGCGGAGGCTTTTGCTCTGGGCGAACACCAGGAGCCGCTGCGTCGCGACCTCGCGTCGATCTTCCTCGAGCGCACGCTCGAAGAGTGGGTCGCCTTCGCGAAGGAGCGAGACGTTTGCCTCGAGCCGGTGCTGAGCCCCGCGGAGGCTGTCGCCGACGCGCACCTCGCCTCTCGCGGCGCGTTCTTCCAGTTGCCGTCGCCTTGGGGCCCGCTCCTCCAAATGCGGCTGCCGGTGACCGATCGCGCCGCCTCGCATTTGCCTCCCCCGCGCCAAGGGGAGCACTCCGCCGCGATCCTCCGCGAGGCCGGCTTCTCAGACGCCGAAATCGCTGAGCTCTCGACGTAG
- a CDS encoding uracil phosphoribosyltransferase has translation MESAYSKSVFRPSEIEHRYGPNVHLLDDPLAWTQLARLCARETGQPQVGRLVKVLYERLSEVVLAAEFPRTRIDVPTRMVASSPQAVYRGVAVAAATKAITVGIARAGTMPSQVVYDLLNEVLDPAGVRQDHLFMSRATDEAGRVTGATWHDAKIGRDVDDRIVLFPDPMGATGSSLISALTHYKTRLDGKPAKCITMHLIVTPEYVKNLLAAHPDTIIYALRIDRGLSAPDVLTTVPGTRWEEERGLDDHQYIVPGAGGVGELLNNAWV, from the coding sequence ATGGAGAGCGCGTACTCGAAGAGTGTCTTTCGGCCGTCGGAGATCGAGCATCGGTACGGACCGAACGTGCACCTGCTTGACGACCCGCTCGCGTGGACGCAGCTCGCGCGCCTCTGCGCACGGGAGACTGGGCAGCCGCAGGTGGGGCGCCTCGTCAAAGTGCTCTACGAGCGGTTGAGCGAAGTCGTCCTCGCGGCGGAATTTCCGCGCACGCGCATCGATGTTCCGACGCGCATGGTCGCGTCCTCACCGCAGGCCGTCTATCGCGGCGTCGCCGTCGCCGCGGCGACGAAGGCCATCACTGTGGGCATCGCCCGCGCGGGCACGATGCCCTCGCAGGTCGTCTACGACCTCCTGAACGAGGTGCTCGACCCGGCCGGGGTGCGGCAGGATCACCTCTTTATGTCACGCGCCACCGATGAGGCGGGCCGCGTCACGGGCGCCACCTGGCACGACGCGAAGATTGGTCGCGACGTCGACGACCGCATCGTTCTCTTCCCCGACCCGATGGGGGCCACCGGCTCGTCGCTCATCAGCGCGTTGACGCACTACAAGACGCGCCTCGACGGCAAGCCGGCCAAGTGCATCACGATGCACCTCATCGTCACGCCGGAGTACGTGAAGAACCTGCTCGCGGCGCACCCCGACACGATCATCTATGCCCTTCGCATCGACCGCGGCTTGAGCGCTCCCGACGTCTTGACGACGGTGCCCGGAACTCGCTGGGAGGAAGAGCGCGGCCTCGACGACCACCAGTACATCGTCCCAGGCGCAGGGGGCGTGGGCGAGCTCTTGAACAACGCTTGGGTGTAG
- a CDS encoding SCP2 sterol-binding domain-containing protein, producing MPVDIQKLFNDDLPAALLRNAEDARTIGAKFQMNITGAGEWNIDVSASGPACKAGSDAADCTITIEADDFQKLMENPQANGMQLFFQGKLKVGGNQMLAMKMQKLFQYK from the coding sequence ATGCCTGTCGACATTCAGAAGCTCTTCAACGACGACCTGCCCGCCGCCCTCTTGCGGAACGCAGAGGACGCCCGGACCATCGGCGCCAAGTTCCAGATGAACATCACCGGCGCCGGCGAGTGGAACATCGACGTGTCGGCCTCGGGTCCTGCCTGCAAGGCCGGCAGCGACGCCGCCGACTGCACCATCACCATCGAAGCCGATGACTTCCAGAAGCTGATGGAGAACCCGCAGGCGAACGGCATGCAGCTGTTTTTCCAGGGCAAGCTGAAGGTTGGTGGCAACCAGATGCTCGCCATGAAGATGCAGAAGCTCTTCCAGTACAAGTAG